The Alosa sapidissima isolate fAloSap1 chromosome 5, fAloSap1.pri, whole genome shotgun sequence genome has a window encoding:
- the f11r.1 gene encoding F11 receptor, tandem duplicate 1, with translation MIVFIFLGLLLHRADSQFTASTSTPHLKVGENEGADLKCTYSSDFNPNPRIEWSLRRTRGSSFVFFDGQPTKPYEGRVTQYTGGLRFNSVTRDDSGLYVCTVAGNAHSAEAKINLVVLVPPSVPVCLIPTSVRTSQQVILSCFDKDASPPATYKWFKNNEPLPEDPSKFAAYKNMTYKTDPNTGNLEFPAVAQTDNGDYSCEASNEAGPPQRCTAVRMMSYDLNVGGIVAGVIFALLAVCVLVFGVWFAYRKGYIPKMSESKPKTVVYSQPAANYEDDEDGEFRQKSSFVV, from the exons ATGATCGTTTTTATTTTCCTCGGGCTCCTTCTACACAGGGCGG ACTCACAGTTCACAGCCTCCACCAGCACCCCACACCTCAAAGTCGGGGAGAACGAGG GTGCTGATCTGAAGTGCACTTACTCGAGCGACTTCAACCCGAATCCCAGAATTGAGTGGAGCTTGAGGAGAACTCGGGGCTCCTCATTTGTCTTTTTTGATGGCCAACCAACAA AGCCATACGAAGGCAGAGTGACGCAGTATACTGGAGGCCTGAGATTTAACAGTGTGACCAGGGATGATTCTGGAttatatgtgtgtacagtagctGGAAATGCCCATTCTGCTGAGGCCAAAATCAATCTGGTTGTTTTAG TTCCTCCATCAGTTCCGGTCTGCCTCATCCCTACATCTGTAAGAACTAGTCAGCAAGTCATTCTCTCATGCTTCGACAAGGATGCCTCTCCGCCAGCCACGTACAAGTGGTTTAAAAACAACGAACCCCTTCCTGAAGACCCAAGCAAGTTTGCGGCCTACAAGAACATGACTTACAAGACTGACCCCAATACTGGCAACTTG GAGTTCCCTGCAGTTGCCCAAACTGATAATGGCGATTACTCCTGCGAGGCCAGTAATGAAGCTGGGCCTCCCCAGCGCTGCACTGCAGTTCGGATGATGTCAT ATGATCTAAACGTAGGTGGAATTGTTGCTGGGGTTATCTTTGCATTGCTCGCAGTTTGTGTACTCGTGTTTGGGGTGTGGTTTGCTTATCGCAAAGGATATATACCAA AAATGTCTGAAAG CAAGCCTAAGACTGTGGTGTACTCTCAGCCAGCAGCAAACtatgaggatgatgaggat GGGGAGTTCAGACAGAAATCATCTTTTGTGGTGTAG
- the LOC121708886 gene encoding upstream stimulatory factor 1-like isoform X2 → MEEGAVATADDSTAITTIQSAATFSTDQPIKYLFKTEGAGGQVTYRVIHVADGQVDGQADGAGAVSVVTGFPTATQAVTPAVTQAVLAQAEGLDGEASETHYYYPATISNTPTATMVTNVQAPDSLLAQNTPTGQLYVMMSPQDVLSTTTQSKAEAPRTSRDDKRRAQHNEVERRRRDKINNWIVQLSKTIPDCTVDSTKNGQSKGGILSKACDYIQELRQSNARLGEDMDSLDRLRMDNQLLRQEVEEWKSKNQILRGQLRQHGIVAASVEPQ, encoded by the exons ATGGAGGAAG GTGCTGTTGCCACCGCAGACGATTCAACTGCTATCACCACCATCCAATCAGCAGCCACATTTTCCACAGATCAGCCAATCAAGTACCTTTTCAAAACCGAGGGAGCAGGAGGGCAG GTGACTTATCGGGTGATTCATGTAGCTGATGGCCAAGTGGACGGCCAGGCGGATGGAGCAGGGGCGGTTAGTGTGGTCACTGGGTTCCCTACAGCAACACAAGCTGTAACGCCTGCGGTTACACAG GCTGTATTAGCGCAAGCCGAAGGTCTGGATGGAGAGGCATCTGAAACGCATTACTACTACCCAGCCACCATCTCCAACACCCCGACGGCCACCATGGTAACCAACGTCCAAGCCCCCGATTCATTACTCGCTCAGAATACACccacag GTCAACTGTATGTGATGATGTCACCGCAAGATGTTTTGAGCACGACCACTCAAAG TAAAGCCGAGGCTCCACGTACTTCGAGAGACGACAAGAGACGAGCCCAGCATAATGAAG TGGAACGTAGGCGTCGAGATAAAATCAACAACTGGATTGTTCAGCTGTCCAAAACCATCCCAGACTGTACAGTAGACTCAACCAAGAATGGCCAG AGCAAAGGGGGGATTCTGTCCAAAGCGTGTGACTACATCCAGGAACTCCGGCAGAGCAATGCCAGGTTAGGAGAGGATATGGACTCCCTGGACCGACTGAGGATGGACAACCAGCTCCTCAGACAAGAG GTGGAGGAGTGGAAATCGAAAAATCAGATTCTCAGAGGGCAACTACGGCAGCATGGTATCGTGGCAGCGAGCGTGGAGCCCCAGTGA
- the LOC121708886 gene encoding upstream stimulatory factor 1-like isoform X1: protein MKGQQKSPDTDGDVSVMEEGAVATADDSTAITTIQSAATFSTDQPIKYLFKTEGAGGQVTYRVIHVADGQVDGQADGAGAVSVVTGFPTATQAVTPAVTQAVLAQAEGLDGEASETHYYYPATISNTPTATMVTNVQAPDSLLAQNTPTGQLYVMMSPQDVLSTTTQSKAEAPRTSRDDKRRAQHNEVERRRRDKINNWIVQLSKTIPDCTVDSTKNGQSKGGILSKACDYIQELRQSNARLGEDMDSLDRLRMDNQLLRQEVEEWKSKNQILRGQLRQHGIVAASVEPQ from the exons ATGAAAGG ACAGCAAAAGAGTCCAGACACAGACGGGGATGTTTCAGTGATGGAGGAAG GTGCTGTTGCCACCGCAGACGATTCAACTGCTATCACCACCATCCAATCAGCAGCCACATTTTCCACAGATCAGCCAATCAAGTACCTTTTCAAAACCGAGGGAGCAGGAGGGCAG GTGACTTATCGGGTGATTCATGTAGCTGATGGCCAAGTGGACGGCCAGGCGGATGGAGCAGGGGCGGTTAGTGTGGTCACTGGGTTCCCTACAGCAACACAAGCTGTAACGCCTGCGGTTACACAG GCTGTATTAGCGCAAGCCGAAGGTCTGGATGGAGAGGCATCTGAAACGCATTACTACTACCCAGCCACCATCTCCAACACCCCGACGGCCACCATGGTAACCAACGTCCAAGCCCCCGATTCATTACTCGCTCAGAATACACccacag GTCAACTGTATGTGATGATGTCACCGCAAGATGTTTTGAGCACGACCACTCAAAG TAAAGCCGAGGCTCCACGTACTTCGAGAGACGACAAGAGACGAGCCCAGCATAATGAAG TGGAACGTAGGCGTCGAGATAAAATCAACAACTGGATTGTTCAGCTGTCCAAAACCATCCCAGACTGTACAGTAGACTCAACCAAGAATGGCCAG AGCAAAGGGGGGATTCTGTCCAAAGCGTGTGACTACATCCAGGAACTCCGGCAGAGCAATGCCAGGTTAGGAGAGGATATGGACTCCCTGGACCGACTGAGGATGGACAACCAGCTCCTCAGACAAGAG GTGGAGGAGTGGAAATCGAAAAATCAGATTCTCAGAGGGCAACTACGGCAGCATGGTATCGTGGCAGCGAGCGTGGAGCCCCAGTGA
- the thy1 gene encoding thy-1 membrane glycoprotein has protein sequence MYIIATFCLLGLATAQTVTDITSCITKENNLRMECNFNPIETPSPTCKFTQGDKIVASTYEKQDPTYKNRANITMMDKVCEMSLTGLPDNPQEFKCTIKQTVESSKVATVDKKTTAKCSGISVLLQEGTGLFLVLMTLPLLLSELI, from the exons ATGTACATCATTGCCACATTCTGTCTGTTGG GTCTAGCCACAGCCCAAACAGTTACAGACATCACTTCCTGCATCACGAAAGAAAATAACCTGAGGATGGAGTGCAACTTCAACCCAATAGAGACACCATCACCCACATGCAAGTTCACACAAGGGGACAAGATTGTGGCCTCCACTTATGAGAAGCAAGATCCCACGTACAAAAACCGTGCTAATATCACCATGATGGACAAGGTCTGTGAGATGTCTCTTACAGGACTGCCTGACAACCCCCAGGAGTTCAAATGTACCATCAAACAAACAGTGGAATCCTCTAAAGTAGCTACTGTCGACAAGA AGACCACAGCAAAATGCTCTGGGATAAGTGTCCTGCTGCAAGAAGGCACAGGGCTGTTTCTTGTTCTTATGACACTGCCCTTGTTGTTGTCTGAACTCATTTGA